The Candidatus Zixiibacteriota bacterium nucleotide sequence GCCGATAGTGCAGGGCGGAATGGGCGTGGGCATCTCATTATCCGGTCTGGCTTCGGCTGTGGCAAACATGGGCGGTGTAGGCGTGATCGCCGCGGCCGGTATCGGCATGTACGAGAGCGACTTTTATACCAACTATCTTCAGGCCAACACTCGCGCGCTGGCAAGTGAAATCCGCAAAGCCAAACTGCTGACCGGCGGCATTCTCGGACTGAACATCATGGTGGCCTTCTCCAACTACGGCGACCTGGTGCGGACGGCGGTCGACGAAGGAATCGACATCATCTTCTCCGGCGCCGGACTCCCAATGAACCTGCCCCAGTATCTCGATAGCAACTCGACTACCAGGCTGGTGCCGATTATCTCCTCCGGGCGGGCGGCCGCGCTGATCTGCAAACGTTGGCTGAGCAAGTACGATTACCTGCCCGATGCGGTCGTGGTCGAGGGGCCCCGCGCCGGCGGACATCTCGGTTTTTCCGAGTCTCAGATATTCGATCCGGCCTTCGCGCTGGAACGACTCGTGCCGGAGGTGGTTGCGGAAGTACGAGGATTCTCCGAACGCTACGGCAAACCGATTCCGGTGATCGCCGCCGGCGGGATATACACGGGCGCCGACATTCGCGCTATCATGGAGCTTGGCGCCGACGGTGTCCAGATGGGGACTCGCTTTGTCGCCACGCACGAGTGCGACGCCAGTCTGGCCTTCAAGCAGGCGTACATTGACGCCCGCCCGGAAGATATCGTCATCATTCACAGTCCGGTCGGGATGCCCGGACGGGCGATCCGCAACGCCTACCTTGACGATGTCAGCGACGGTATCAAGAAACCGTACAGTTGTCCGTATCACTGCATTCACACTTGCGACTACAAGAACTCCCCCTACTGCATAGCTCACGCTCTCATAAGCGCCAAACGGGGTCGCTTCCGAAGCGGCTTTGCCTTCGCCGGCGCTAACGTACACCGGGTGACGGAGATCGTCTCGGTGAAAGAGCTCGTCTTATCGCTGATTGACGAGTACGAGCAGGCCGCCTTCGAGACTACCGAGCGCCCGGCCCGC carries:
- a CDS encoding nitronate monooxygenase family protein; the protein is MLSAKLSPLVIGNKIAPLPIVQGGMGVGISLSGLASAVANMGGVGVIAAAGIGMYESDFYTNYLQANTRALASEIRKAKLLTGGILGLNIMVAFSNYGDLVRTAVDEGIDIIFSGAGLPMNLPQYLDSNSTTRLVPIISSGRAAALICKRWLSKYDYLPDAVVVEGPRAGGHLGFSESQIFDPAFALERLVPEVVAEVRGFSERYGKPIPVIAAGGIYTGADIRAIMELGADGVQMGTRFVATHECDASLAFKQAYIDARPEDIVIIHSPVGMPGRAIRNAYLDDVSDGIKKPYSCPYHCIHTCDYKNSPYCIAHALISAKRGRFRSGFAFAGANVHRVTEIVSVKELVLSLIDEYEQAAFETTERPARRKVV